From a region of the Helianthus annuus cultivar XRQ/B chromosome 5, HanXRQr2.0-SUNRISE, whole genome shotgun sequence genome:
- the LOC110941333 gene encoding uncharacterized protein LOC110941333: protein MATVFSSNFNKIWPPDLVKSTGVEERSLTAHRISEDPSRFRFRMLKQAPMYSSLKDMMHLFVLYARIVRITFSTSFQLLPIERSRHGYMLIEFQKLIMKPMVVSGRNGIQYRWVM from the exons ATGGCAACTGTTTTTTCCTCCAACTTTAATAAAATCTGGCCTCCCGATTTGGTTAAATCAACG GGTGTTGAAGAACGATCGTTGACTGCTCATCGGATTTCGGAAGACCCATCTCGTTTCAG GTTTAGGATGCTAAAACAGGCACCAATGTATTCATCTTTGAAGGACATGATGCACCTGTTCGTTCTATATGCCCGCATAGTAAGGATAACATTCAG TACATCTTTTCAACTGCTACCAATAGAAAGATCAAGGCATGGTTACATGCTGATcgagtttcaaaaattgattatGAAACCGATGGTTGTGTCTGGACGAAATGGCATACAATACCGATGGGTCATGTAA